The following is a genomic window from Calliphora vicina chromosome 5, idCalVici1.1, whole genome shotgun sequence.
TTCTCAGATCTTGACTCAAGCACCTCATGCCAAAGAGATTTTTTCAATGGTTGGCGAAATTCGGTCTAAGATTATCATTTTGAGAACCTTCTGAACAGAGTTATGTTTCTCAAGTTCCTACATTCGGTTAGGTCACGCCTTCTTTCCATTCGGTAGGCATTCATAAATTCCAAACTACCAACTCCTCCAGCAGCCATACATCTCCATGACTCCCCCTCAGCCTGTAAGTGATTTCCTCTATATCATTTGCCTTCACTTTATACCAAAGacacaaaaaaaactattttccgaAGATATGAAATAACATTTTTTCCGACGAAAGCATGTTTTGTATCTTCGGAATAAAGGGAAGGTAAATGATATAGAGGAAATCAGGTACAGGCTGAGGGGGAGTCATGGAGATGTATGACTGCTGGAGGAGTAGGTAGTTTGGAATTTATGAATGTTCCTAACCGAATGTAGGAACTTGAGAAACATAACTCTGTTTAACAGCATCCAGAAGGTTCTCAAAATGATCATCTTACACCGAATTTCCATAACCATTGAAAAATCTCGATCGGAATAAACAGTGTGGAATCATCGAACAGTCCTCAGAGTACAACTTCCCGACCTTCTTAGTTTTTGAAGACTTCGAAAAAAGCATTCGATACCTTCAATAGACTCTCGAATATCCCATATAAAGGAGCTATATCTCTTATAAATGAGCTATACCTAACGCTCAATGTAAAGTGCGTTTCAAAGGCCAAGAAAGCCAGGATTTTGATATGAACACCGGCATGAGACAAGAATGTAGGCTATCACCAGTGTTTTTCTTCATATTTCTGGACACAGTTTTCAGTCTGGCAAACATCAAGGTACCAAATGGAAGCCAATGGCACTGGAACCAACGGCAATATGAACATCTTCAATTCAACTGCCAAACCAACCTGTTGTCAATTAGCAACCAAACTCCCGTCGCCCACGAAATCCGTCATCGTAAATGATCTTGGATGGGCCAAACGTTGTGTAAAGATATCTCCAACATAGCAAAGGCCAGTTTAGAATAAAATCCGAAAGGGAGAGAAAATGTGGGAAAACAACGAACAACATGGAATAGATTTGTAAAAGCGGAGCATCGACAAAGAGGGTAATGGACAAAGTTTTTATAagacataaaaataaatctgaatagatatttttttttaatgttcagggaattattgttttattttattttccaatatatACAACTAACTAAATAATTGTCACACCAGTTTACAATGCGATTCTAATTCCAAAATCAAAAGAAGAAATTTCTATTTACTTTGCAGCGTCCAGTAATACCACAGTCTGGTACATGGGGTCTTGAacagataaaatattttgtaacaggTGTGGTGCCACCACAAGCCTCTGTGGTCCACTTCAAATTTGCATCAGTATAAACACAATAATCAGGAGTAGGAGAAGGTTGTGAGCTTGCCCAGTTTGTATAATCCAATTTATTACCACTCGACAGCCATGTATAAACGGTTGCATCAGCCAAATTATTGCCGGACAACCAGAAACCATCATTTAAATGATCTACAAGACAGATAATTATATTACG
Proteins encoded in this region:
- the LOC135961142 gene encoding C-type lectin 37Db-like, encoding MITTTKPVLLALSVVLWALIFALEVEGDLITDIGNKKYLIKTDKKLNWYQANHACTVAGMSLASIESETEQTNLKNYLFKQNHLNDGFWLSGNNLADATVYTWLSSGNKLDYTNWASSQPSPTPDYCVYTDANLKWTTEACGGTTPVTKYFICSRPHVPDCGITGRCKVNRNFFF